The DNA region TGGATTCATCCCGTGCGTCACGGTGGGAGGCCCCCTACGATCTGGTTAAGACAATGCGGGCCTCTGTCCTGGTTCTTGGCCCTCTCCTCGCCCGCTTCGGGAAGGCCAGAGTTTCTCAACCGGGTGGGTGCGCCATAGGTGCCCGCCCAATCAACCGCCACCTGGCCGGACTCGAGGCCTTGGGCGCCACCATCAGCCTGGAGCACGGATACGTAGTGGCCGAGGCTGATAAGCTCGTGGGGGCCAAGGTGGTCTTCGAAGCGCCCACCGTTACCGGAACTGAAAACCTCGTCATGGCTGCCGTGCTGGCGGAGGGAAAGACCACTCTGGTTAATGCCGCACGAGAGCCGGAGGTGGTGGATCTGGTCAACGCCCTGAACGCCATGGGCGCAAGGATCAGCGGAGCGGGAACCGGTGTCATCGAAATTCAGGGGGTCGCGGCCCTGTCGCCGGTCCGATACCGGGTGCTGCCTGATCGCATTGAGGCCGGGACCTATCTCGTTGCAGCCGGGGTGACTCATGGTAATATCACCATCAAAGGGTGTGTTCCGGATCATCTCAGAGCACTGATTGACAGGCTCGGGAAGGCGGGCCTGGAGATACAGGAGGGGAAGGACTGGATACGCGCGAGCTGTGCGAGGGATATAAGGGCGGTGGATATCAGGACAGACCCCTACCCCGGGTTTCCCACGGACATGCAGGCGCAGTTCATGGTCCTCATGTCGGTGGCCAGGGGCCTTTCCACCATCACCGAGGCGATTTTCGAACAACGGTTCATGCATGTGCCTGAACTTTGCCGCATGGGTGCCGACATTACCCTCTCTGAGAGAAGGGCCGTCATTAAAGGGGTGCCCCGTCTTTCCGGTGCCCCGGTAATGGCAACGGACCTTCGGGCCAGCGCCTCCCTGGTGCTCGCGGGCCTGGCGAGCCGCAAGGGGGTGACGGAGATATCCCGTGTCTAT from Deltaproteobacteria bacterium includes:
- the murA gene encoding UDP-N-acetylglucosamine 1-carboxyvinyltransferase, with product MIVEGGATLRGEVPVSGAKNAALPLMAACLLVPGEMILENIPGLRDVHTMIRLLEHLGVTCEGNGTLSLDSSRASRWEAPYDLVKTMRASVLVLGPLLARFGKARVSQPGGCAIGARPINRHLAGLEALGATISLEHGYVVAEADKLVGAKVVFEAPTVTGTENLVMAAVLAEGKTTLVNAAREPEVVDLVNALNAMGARISGAGTGVIEIQGVAALSPVRYRVLPDRIEAGTYLVAAGVTHGNITIKGCVPDHLRALIDRLGKAGLEIQEGKDWIRASCARDIRAVDIRTDPYPGFPTDMQAQFMVLMSVARGLSTITEAIFEQRFMHVPELCRMGADITLSERRAVIKGVPRLSGAPVMATDLRASASLVLAGLASRKGVTEISRVYHLDRGYENLDRKLSAIGARIWRTRG